Genomic window (bacterium):
GATTTGGGAATATAGCCGGCCGGCGCTCCTTCAGAAAAAGAATCTTTAGCTGTGGCTTTGTTCTCCGCGCCTCTTCCGGGCGCAAGCACCAGCGGACCATAGGTGAGGATCACCCCCGGATGGCATTGCTCGATGCGGTGGCCGATTTTTCCGCTCAATAGCACTCGGCGCCGTTTGCCATCACGCGTTTCCTGGATGTTCGCATCCTGCATGCAGGAAGGAATACGGACACGGAGTGGCATTTCCACCGGCATGTTCTCGGCTTCGATCACCGTTTCAGGCCGCGCGGGGTATGCGGTATCGATCCTCAACCTGGCAAAGCCTCCGCCGGGAAGCGGCACTTGAAATTGACCCGGCGTCAATAGATTAATCTGAAGCGTTTTTTGTCTCAAAGTGACCGTATGCCGTGCATAGTGGCTCATGGCCATTCCGCCGTTCTGAGTGCAGCACCACCAGGCTTCATGAATTTTGTCCACCCCGTAACCGTTGGCGGTGATCCGACGATGGCCCAATCCACCGGTGATGAGTTGATTGAAGGCCAGGGCGTTCCAGAATATTCGTTCCGCTTTGTCGTAGGCAAGGTCGTCGCCATGAATCAATCCCTGGTTCAGGTTGAGCATCAACCAGTCGGCAATGGAACAGCCTTCATTTCGTTCGCTGTGGGGAAATTTCTCCGGTATATTGCCATCCGCCATCTCGAACTGTTTTTCTACGATGATGCGGTAATTCCGATCGACCGCTTCATTCCAGGAGAGATCGCCGGTGATCAGCGTCAGTTCCTGCAGGCCGCGTAGTGTGCTGAGAAAGCCATGCGAGTGGCAGACGCGGTTTTCGCAGGATTGGAGACCATCGCGGATCATACGGCAAAACTCTATCCAGCGGGGATCTTTGGTGATGTTGTACAGCCTGGCAAAGGGCTCGACAACCCACTGGGAGACATCGCCAAATGTTCGCGGGTCTGCAAGCCTTTTCGCCCATTCCTCGTGTACGGACCAGAGCACCTCCGCCAGGCCTTTCGCAGCGCTCAACGCCCGGGGCTCACCGGTCAGTTCATAATAGCGCAGCAGGCCGTGAAACAGCTTGGAGGCAGCGCCTGCGCGAACGGGATCCTGCTCCGGAACCGGGTCGTCGGGAGACGCCGAGTAGCGTCCGATAAAGCCGGAGGGCCGCCGCTGTTGCAGAATTCTCTGGAACAGCTCTTCCAGCCTGGCATCATTTTTACCGTCAACGCCTTCCGCGCAGCAGAGAAATTCGAGCAGCCGGCCGGAAAGGTCCCCGGTGCACCAATGGGCATGACGGCTTCTGCGGTCCGGCCGCTCCAGATCCATCATGACGAAATCCATCGAGTCGCAGGGATAAGAAGCCATGCGCGTTCTGGCCAGTCCGATTCGAAAGCTCAGTTGCGATGGCGCTAGCAGCGGTCTCGACACCGCGACGGTTCCGTTCAGCAGCAGATGCGGCGTGAGCGATCGGATTTCCTGTATAGTCGTCTGCGCAGGGGTGGTCGATCGAGCTGCAGCAGAAGCGGTTGAAAGGCACGCGGTGGCAGCTCCTGTCGCAGTGGTTTGCCGGATAAAGCTTCGTCGGCTGATCTTTTGCGAATGATCTCTCATGGTTGGTCTTCCTTCTTTTTACATCCTTCCTTTTCAGGCCTTTGCCGTTTCAGATTCAGACAGTCGGTTTGGACCGTATCCAACAGACACGAGTTCGACCGTGGCATGAGAGTACGGCGGATGTTTTTTCATAATCCAGACGATGATCAATGGGCTGCAGGTAATTTAGAAATCATTTGTGTAAAAACAATGGAATTGTTATAATGTGCAGACAAAAGGAGACTCCTCTATGCGCGCACTTTTCTACCTGCTTTTCTGCACAGCTTGCCTGGGCCAAACCACAGAAACCCTCTATCTGTCCGGCATCGACAAGGATCATACGGTGACTTGGGATTTCTTTTGCACGCACGGCCGCAACAGCGGTCATTGGAGCAAAATCGAGGTCCCTTCCAACTGGGAGCTGCAGGGTTTCGGCTGCTATAACTGGGGAAGGGATAAAATTTTGTCGGATGAGAAGGGGCTGTATCGGCATGCTTTCACTATTCCCGCCGGTTGGAAAAATAAAAAGATTTTTCTCGTGTTCGAAGCCTCTATGACAGATACCGAGGTCAAGATCAACGGCCGCAGCGCCGGCCCTGTGCATCAGGGCGGATTTTACCGGTTTCAATACGATGTGACCTCCCTGGTTCGATGCGGGGCGCAGAACCGGCTCGAAGTGACGGTGAGCAAGATGTCCGCCAACGCCAGCGTCAATGAGGCGGAGCGCACCGCCGATTATTGGGTGTTCGGCGGCATTTACCGGCCTGTATATCTGCAGGCGTTTCCCTTCGACTATATCGAGCGTGTCGCCATCGACGCCAGGCAGGATGGTTCTTTTCGCATTCATGTGTTTTCGCATCTGCAGCGTTCCAACCGGCAGATTCTTGTTCAATTGAAGCGGGAGGGACGTCTGTTGCCCGGCAGTTGGACCGCTTCAACAGCCCAAGCCTGCGTGCAGGGGAGAGTGCAGAATCCGGATCTATGGTCTCCGGAGTTTCCTCATCTCTATACTGCGGTGATCCGGCTGCAGCAGGATCAGCGGGTGCTGCACACCATCGAACAGCGGTTCGGCTTTCGTACCGTGGAGGTGCGGCCGCACGACGGCATCTATGTCAATGAAAAAAAGATCATGTTTCGCGGTGTTTGCCGTCATTGTTTCTGGCCGGAGTCCGGCCGCTGCACCAGCCGGCCGCTCAGTCTGCAGGATGTGAACCTGATCAAAGATATGAACATGAACGCCGTGCGCATGAGCCACTACCCACCCGACGCCCATTTTCTCGATGCGTGCGATTCTCTGGGGCTGTTCGTCATCGATGAACTGGCCGGCTGGCAGTATCCACCCTATGACACGCCGGTGGGCAAAAAGCTGGTCGCCGAGATGATCCATCGCGATGTCAACCATCCCAGCATCGTTCTCTGGGCCAACGGTAATGAAGGCGGATTCAACTATGAGCTGCTGCCCGAATACGCTGCCCACGATCCGCAGCAACGGACCGTGATTCATCCCTGGGAGACCATCAACGGATTAAACACGTTTCATTATTTCCCCTGGGATTACGGCGTCGGATCCGTCTTTCACGGCAAGGAGGTGTTCTTTCCCACCGAGGTGCTGCACGGCCTGTACGACGGTGGCCTGGGCGCCGGATTGGATGATTACTGGAATGCGATGAAGTCCCATCCGCTCTCGGCCGGCGCTTTTCTCTGGGTCTTTTGCGATGAAGGGGTGCTGCGCCGGGACCTGAGCGATTCCATGGACACCCGCGGAAATATGGGGCCCGACGGCATTCTCGGCCCCTTTCGCGAAAAGGAGGGCAGCTTTTACACCATCAGAGACATCTGGTCGCCGATTCAATTTGAGAAAAAGATCATCACCAGCCGCTTCGACGGCAGTCTGACGGTGCACAACCTTTTTGATGAAACCGCTCTGCAGCAGTGCCGGTTTGCCTGCGAATGGGTCCGCTACGATGGTCTCTTTCCTCAGGTGAAGCGTCAGGCAAATGCAGGAAAGGTGCAGGTGCCTGATACACCGCCGCAGGGAAAAGGGACCCTGCACATCAGCCTGCCGGAGAACTGGGGACAGTATGACGCGCTGTATCTTACCGCCTGGGATCCCTATGAGCGGCTGATCAACCAGTGGTGCTGGAACCTGTCGACGCCGCAGCAGTGGAGCGCACGAGCGGTGCAGCCGGGTGCTGCGCCCGTGGTTGGCGTCGAGGAGAACGGCCGAATCTCTCTCTCCTCCGGTGCAGTGACGGTGGAGTTTGACAAACAAACCGGTCTGATCAGCCGCATTGAAAAAAATCAAAAGACAATTCCACTGACCAACGGTCCGCGTTGGGCTGGTGTGCATCCGGCGTTGAAAGAGCTCCGGCTTTTCCGCTCCAGCCAGGGCCCGGGGGTGGAGTGGATTTACGACGGGCCCATGCCCTGCCGGATGCAGTGGACCATGCACAACGGCGGCCTCTGTCTGTTAGAGTATAACTATCAGCCGCCCACCGGTGCGTATGATCTGCTCGGCATCACCTTTTCCTTTCCCGAGAGTCTGGTGACCGGCGCCACCCTTCTCGCGGACGGACCTTACCGAGTCTGGAAAAATAGAATGCGCGGTCCGCTCTTGGGACTCTACAACAAAGAGTACAACGACACCGTGACCGGTGAGTCCTGGCTCTATCCGGAATTCAAGGGCTACTACAGCCGGCTGTACGCGGTTGAACTGCAAGCCGGCGCGGCCTCCTTCTCCATCGTTTCTGCCACCGAGGATCTGTTCCTGCATCTATTCACGCCTAAGCGGCCCAAAGGGGCGGTCAATGAGCAGACGGTTCCGCTTTTTCCCAATGGCGATCTCTCGTTCCTGCACACGATCACCGCCATCGGCAATAAATCGCATCCAGCGGAGCTGACCGGACCCCAAGGCTGGAAAAGCAGACTGCAGCCAAACCGAAACAGCAAAGGATTGTCCGCAAAGCTCTATTTTGTTTTTTGATTATTATTAGAGGCAAAACGAGTCTGACCGGGTGCCGGTCTGCTCATTTGGGCGAAGGAAATCCATCCTTGGCAATAATGGTTTTTTTAATTATATTGGTTTACGTTTTTTATCGGTAGCGGTTCTACAGCCGGTCCTTAGACCCGCCTCCATAGCAAGCGAACACGATAAAACAGTTTCTTGTAAAAAGGAGCCTTTACGATGAATCCATCATTAGCGCTGGAAAAGGCAAGCGAGGTATATGCCTATATGAAGAGAGGTACAGCGGGATTGGTGCGCGAGACCGCCAGTGAAGTGGATCACGATCCCGCCAGCTGGGGCATGGATATCGATGACTGGGATTGGAATGCCGGCGTCGGCCTGGTGGCCATCTCTGATTATTACGAGCGAACCCGCAAGCCCGAAGTGCTGGAATATCTCTCCGGCTGGGTCGCTAAAAACAAGCACCAGTGCGCCAAGAAAGACCACGTGAACTATTTGGCGCCGCTGGCCATCTATCCCGACATGTATCAGCGCACTCGAGATCCCTATTATTACGACATCGCCGTCGACTATGCGGACTGGGTTTTGGCCTCAGCAGGCAGATCCAAAGAGGGTGTTTTCTTTCACGGCCATTCCGTTTCGGACGAAGTGTGGGCGGATACGGTGTTCATGGCCCTGGTGTTCCTTTCCCGCACCGCCAGGCTCACCGCCAATGAAGCCATGGCCCGGGAGGTCTACTTTCAGCTGCTGTCCCATCTGCAGCTGCTGCAGGATGAAAAGACCGGGGTTCTGTATCACGGCTGGCATTGCGTGCATAAAAATTTCATGTCCGGCGCACTGTGGACCAGGGGCAATTCCTGGATCGTGATCGGCGCTCCCTTTATTATGGAGGCGATCGGTGCGTTGGTGCCGATGCCGGAGGAAATTCTCACCCGATACAAAAAACTGGTGGACGGCCTTTTAAGCTTTCAGGCTGAGAACGGACTGTGGCACACGGTGATGACCCGTCCGGATTTTTATCAGGAGACCTCCGGCAGCGCGGGCATTGCCGGCGGCATCATGAAGGCGGTTCGGCTGCATATGCTGGACGCCGGTTATCAGGCCAAGGCGTTCAAGGCCATGGAGGGCGTCGTGGCGCAGATCGACGCAGAGGGCGCGGTACAGGGTGTATCCGGCGGAACGCCCATCATGCCGACCATCGATGCATACGGCAAATTAACCCGGTACCCGACGCTCTATGGCCAGGGACTGACGCTGATGATGCTCTGTGAGTATCTGCATGGACGGCAGCCAGCCTGACAGCTGCCGGCTTTTTTCGTTACGTTCTTCTTCACTCATAACCATCGTTAAAAAAAAACCTATCGTCGGGCGAGGGGCGTGCGCATGCGCCCTTCGCCCCAATGACGATGGGACCGTCCGGATGGTCCCCCTACTTTTTACCTGGAGGTCTTTTCATGGATTCCCCTTTGCCCCTTCGCATCGGCGCGCGCGCCCATGATTTCGGTTGTCTCACTGCGGCAGAGCTCGCAGCAAAAATAGCCGCCAGAAAGATGAGCTGTGTGCAGCTGGCGATCGGCAAGGCCATTGCCGGCATCGATCTGAAACCCGGCCTGCTGAATCCCGGGCTTGCCTTTGACATCGGCCGCGCGTTCCGGACCCATGGCCTGCAGATCGCGGTCCTGGGCTGTTATGTGAACCCGCTGTATCCGGATCCGCAGGTGCGCCGTTCGCTGCTCGGCCTTTTCAAGGAGCATCTGCGCTATGCCCGCGATTTCGGCAACGGGCTGGTGGCCCTGGAGACCGGATCGCTCAACGCCGATTATTCGCCGCATCCGGACAATCAGAGTGAGGCGGCGTTTCAGCAGTCGCTGGCCAGCATCGCCGAACTGGTTGCCGAAGCGGAAAAGTTCGGCGTCATTGTCGGCATCGAAGGGGTCGCTTCGCATGCGGTTTCAACGCCGAAAAAAATGCGCCGCATGCTCGATGCCGTGTCTTCGAACAATCTGCAGGTGGTCTTTGATCCGGTGAACCTGCTTTCGTTGGAAAACTATCGCGACCAGCAAGCGGTGTTCAACGAATCGTTTGACCTCTACGGCGACCGCATCGCCATTATTCACGCCAAAGATTACGTGGTCGAGGACGGCCGGATCAAAACCGCGGCCATGGGAACCGGCTTGTTGTGCTGGGACCTGGTGATGAAATTCGCCGTGGAGCGCAAACCCGGCATCAGCATTCTGCTGGAAGAGACCAGCGAGGACACGGCAGAGGACAGTGCGCGATTTCTGCGTCAGGTGGCCAAGTCGCTTTGACAGGCCATTGAGCGGCACAGGCGCAGGTTCTGTCTATCAGGACTGCTTGTTCAGGGTTTGTGGACCGGGGCAGGTGTAAGAAGTGGGCGGACGCCCCGATAGGGCCTCAGCGAAAGATCCAAAAGAGCGTCGTCACGCTGATAAACAGCACCGCCATCCAGATTCCTGCCAGACGAAGATCGTGATCCGATTCGCCCTCTCCGCGTTTCCAGGAAAAGCTAAAGACGCCTGTTTGAACGGCCTCAGCCGGCCGCGGCGTCAGCATGCTGACCGTTATCAGAGCGATAAAGCTCATTAATGCACAGAGAAAGGAGCGGGTGAGAAAGGAATTCAGATAGGGATGGCGCAATATCGAGAGCAGGCCGCCCTGCGTATGGCTGTCCGTCATCAACAAGGCGCTCATGGTCACTCCGGTGAGGATGGCCGCATAGGC
Coding sequences:
- a CDS encoding glycoside hydrolase family 2; amino-acid sequence: MRALFYLLFCTACLGQTTETLYLSGIDKDHTVTWDFFCTHGRNSGHWSKIEVPSNWELQGFGCYNWGRDKILSDEKGLYRHAFTIPAGWKNKKIFLVFEASMTDTEVKINGRSAGPVHQGGFYRFQYDVTSLVRCGAQNRLEVTVSKMSANASVNEAERTADYWVFGGIYRPVYLQAFPFDYIERVAIDARQDGSFRIHVFSHLQRSNRQILVQLKREGRLLPGSWTASTAQACVQGRVQNPDLWSPEFPHLYTAVIRLQQDQRVLHTIEQRFGFRTVEVRPHDGIYVNEKKIMFRGVCRHCFWPESGRCTSRPLSLQDVNLIKDMNMNAVRMSHYPPDAHFLDACDSLGLFVIDELAGWQYPPYDTPVGKKLVAEMIHRDVNHPSIVLWANGNEGGFNYELLPEYAAHDPQQRTVIHPWETINGLNTFHYFPWDYGVGSVFHGKEVFFPTEVLHGLYDGGLGAGLDDYWNAMKSHPLSAGAFLWVFCDEGVLRRDLSDSMDTRGNMGPDGILGPFREKEGSFYTIRDIWSPIQFEKKIITSRFDGSLTVHNLFDETALQQCRFACEWVRYDGLFPQVKRQANAGKVQVPDTPPQGKGTLHISLPENWGQYDALYLTAWDPYERLINQWCWNLSTPQQWSARAVQPGAAPVVGVEENGRISLSSGAVTVEFDKQTGLISRIEKNQKTIPLTNGPRWAGVHPALKELRLFRSSQGPGVEWIYDGPMPCRMQWTMHNGGLCLLEYNYQPPTGAYDLLGITFSFPESLVTGATLLADGPYRVWKNRMRGPLLGLYNKEYNDTVTGESWLYPEFKGYYSRLYAVELQAGAASFSIVSATEDLFLHLFTPKRPKGAVNEQTVPLFPNGDLSFLHTITAIGNKSHPAELTGPQGWKSRLQPNRNSKGLSAKLYFVF
- a CDS encoding glycosyl hydrolase, which gives rise to MNPSLALEKASEVYAYMKRGTAGLVRETASEVDHDPASWGMDIDDWDWNAGVGLVAISDYYERTRKPEVLEYLSGWVAKNKHQCAKKDHVNYLAPLAIYPDMYQRTRDPYYYDIAVDYADWVLASAGRSKEGVFFHGHSVSDEVWADTVFMALVFLSRTARLTANEAMAREVYFQLLSHLQLLQDEKTGVLYHGWHCVHKNFMSGALWTRGNSWIVIGAPFIMEAIGALVPMPEEILTRYKKLVDGLLSFQAENGLWHTVMTRPDFYQETSGSAGIAGGIMKAVRLHMLDAGYQAKAFKAMEGVVAQIDAEGAVQGVSGGTPIMPTIDAYGKLTRYPTLYGQGLTLMMLCEYLHGRQPA
- a CDS encoding sugar phosphate isomerase/epimerase produces the protein MDSPLPLRIGARAHDFGCLTAAELAAKIAARKMSCVQLAIGKAIAGIDLKPGLLNPGLAFDIGRAFRTHGLQIAVLGCYVNPLYPDPQVRRSLLGLFKEHLRYARDFGNGLVALETGSLNADYSPHPDNQSEAAFQQSLASIAELVAEAEKFGVIVGIEGVASHAVSTPKKMRRMLDAVSSNNLQVVFDPVNLLSLENYRDQQAVFNESFDLYGDRIAIIHAKDYVVEDGRIKTAAMGTGLLCWDLVMKFAVERKPGISILLEETSEDTAEDSARFLRQVAKSL